CCGGGAGCCGACTCGCCCGAGACTATTTCTGCTCCACACCGGTGGATCCGCGTTTGCCCAGGTCAGAGCGGTAGCTGGCGCCAGCCGCAGCGTCGAGTGCACACGTTGTCCCCAGGCTGTGCACAGGTTCCCGCGCGTGTCTTCCACCCCCGACCCGACGTTCTCCCCAGGTCCACAGGGGGCCTGTGGACAACCCCTCGCCCCGGGCTGGCCCCGCCGCCCGGGCGGTGACTACGGTCTGCGGGACGTGACCCCGACGAGCACCCGGCGCGGCGCCCTCCCCGGCGCTGTCGGCGCTCGACCCTAGCGTTGCCGGCACACCCCACCGCTGTCCCACCAGCACCATCCCCCACACCCGAGGAGCCGTCCGTGAGCGTCACCGAGTCCGACGCCTGGGCCGCCGAGCCGGCGGGCATGGACACCTGGGGTGGCGGCGGCTCCGGCGGCAGCGGCGGAGGGGGCGGCGGCATGGACCGCACCCCGCCCCAGGACATGGCCGCCGAGCAGTCCGTGCTCGGCGCGATGATGATCTCCAAGGACGCCATCGCCGACGTCGCCGAGATCCTGCGCGGGGTCGACTTCTACCGGCCCTCGCACGAGACCATCCACGACGCGATCATCGACCTCTACGGCCGCGGCGAGCCGGCCGACATGATCACCGTGTCCAACGAGCTCAACCGCAAGGGCGAGCTCCAGCGGATCGGCGGCGCGCCGTACCTCCACACCCTGGCCTCCCAGGTCCCGATCGCCTCCAACGCCGCCTACTACGCCGAGATCGTGCGCGAGAAGGCCGTGCTCCGCCGCCTCGTCGACGCCGGCACCCGCATCGTGCAGTACGGCTACTCCGGCGAGGGCCAGGTCGACGACCTCGTCGACGCCGCCCAGGCCGAGGTCTACAAGGTCACCGACCGCCGCGCGGCCGAGGACTACGCCCCGCTCAGCGAGATCATGAGCGGCGTCCTCGACGAGATCGAGGCCATCGGCAACCGCGAGGCCGGCCTCTACGGCGTGCCCACCGGCTTCATCGAGCTCGACGAGCTCACCAACGGCCTGCACTCGGGCCAGATGATCATCGTCGCGGCCCGCCCCGCCATGGGCAAGAGCACCCTCGCCCTCGACTTCTGCCGCGCCGCCTCCATCCACAACAACCTCACCAGCTGCTTCTTCAGCCTGGAGATGACGCGCTCCGAGATCACCATGCGCCTGCTCTCGGCCGAGGCCAAGGTCCCCCTCAACCACATCCGCAACGGCAACATGCAGGACGAGGACTGGAACAAGCTGGCCCGCACCATGGGCGGCGTCAGCAGCGCCCCGATCTTCATCGACGACTCCCCCAACATGACGATGATGGAGATCCGGGCCAAGGCCCGCCGCCTCAAGCAGCGCCACGACCTGCGCCTCATCGTCATCGACTACATGCAGCTCATGACCTCCGGCAAGAAGGTCGAGTCCCGCCAGCTCGAGGTCTCGGAGTTCAGCCGCCAGATCAAGCTCCTGGCCAAGGAGCTCGAGGTCCCGATCATCGCCCTCAGCCAGCTCAACCGTGGCCCCGAGCAGCGCTCGGACAAGCGCCCCATGCTCTCCGACCTCCGCGAGTCCGGCTCCCTCGAGCAGGACGCCGACATGGTCGTCCTCCTGCACCGCGAGGACGTCTACGAGCGCGAGTCCACCCGCCCCGGCGAGGCCGACCTCATCGTCGCCAAGCACCGCAACGGCCCCACCCGCGACATCACCGTGGCCTTCCAGGGCCACTACTCCCGCTTCGTCGACATGGCCCACTGAGCGCCGCTGCCGCGACGAAGCCCGGGAGGAGTGGCCCTGCAAGGCCACGGTGATGTCGTGGGTGGGGCCGTTGCCAGGTCAGCCGTTGAGCGCCGCGACGTCCCCCGACAGCCCCGCCTTCACCCCGCGACTCAGCTCGTCGGCGAGGAGCTCGTCGGCCCCGGCGGCGACGGCGTCGAGGACCTGGGCGGCCAGGACAGCGGGGTCGATCTTGGGGCTGTCCACGTGCGCGGTCATGTCGGTGTCCAGGAAGCCGACGTGCACGCCGAGGACCTGCGTGCCCTGCGCCTTGAGCTCCCCGCGCGTGGCGTTGGTGACCGACCAGGCCGCGGCCTTGGACACGGCGTAGCTCGACCACGACGGCGGCGTGAACCACGACAGCACCGAGAGGATGTTCACCACCGCGCCGCCGCCGTGGGCGGCCAGGGTTGAGGCGAAGGCGCGGGTCACCAGCAGCGGCCCCACCGCGTTGGTCTCGAGCTGGCGCCGGAGCGCCTCGACGCCGTCGGCGGCGAACACCGACATGGTCTCGGCGATGCCGGCGTTGTTGACCACCAGGTCCACGTCGGGCGCAGCCGCGGCGGCCGCGGTCACCGAGTCGGGGTCGGTCACGTCGAGCCGCAGCGGTACGACGCGTGCGTCCGTGGTGTCCACGGACCGGGGGTCGCGCGCGCCGGCGTACACCTTGGCGGCGCCGCGGCTGAGCAGCTCCTGGACGATGGCCTGGCCGAGGCCCCGGTTCGCGCCCGTCACGAGCGCCACGCTGTTCTTGGTGTCCATCTCAGATCCTCTCGATGATCGTCGCGTTGGCCGTCCCGCCGGCCTCGCACATGGTCTGCAGCCCGTACCGTCCGCCGGTCCGCTCCAGCACGCCCAGGAGCGTGGTGGCCAGGCGGGCACCGCTGGCCCCGAGCGGGTGCCCGATCGAGATCGCCCCGCCGTGCACGTTGACCCGGGCCGGGTCCGCACCGGTCTCGGCCAGCCACGCGAGCACCACGGGCGAGAAGGCCTCGTTGACCTCGAAGGCGTCGATGTCGTCGATCGTGAGGCCGGCCCGGCTGAGGACCTTCGCAGTGGCCGGCATGATCCCGGTCAGCATCAGCAGCGGGTCGTCCGCGGCGACGGTCGCCGTGTGGATCCGGGCCCGCGGGGTCCAGCCGCGCGACCGGGCCATCTCGCTGGTCGTGACCAGCAGGGCCGCGGAGCCGTCGTTGTACGGCGAGCTGCTGCCCGCGGTGACCTTCCAGTCGATCGGCCCGAACCGCTCCTCCCAGTGCTCCTCGGCGAACGGCGTCCGCAGTCCGGCCAGAGCCTCCGTGGTGGTGCCGGGCCGGATCGTCTCGTCGGTGTCCAGCGCGGTGACGGTCCCGTCGGCGTGGGTGACCTTGAGCGGCGCGACCTCGCGGTCGAACCACCCCTGGCGCCAGGCCTCGGCGGCCTTGCGGTGGCTGTCGTAGGCGAACTCGTCCAGCTGCTCCCGGGTGAGGCCCCACGTCCGGGCGATGAGCTCCGCCGAGACGCCCTGCGGCACCAGCCCGCCGTACCGCGCCCCCACGGTGGGACCGGCGAAGTCCTGCCCGGCCTGCGAGCTGCCGATCGGCACCCGGCTCATCGACTCCACACCCGAGGCGATGGCGATGTCGTAGGCGCCGGCGACGACGCCCTGGGCCACGAAGCTGAGCGCCTGCTGGCTGCTCCCGCACTGGCGGTCCACGGTCACGGCCGGGACCGACTCGGGGAACCCGGCGGCCAGGACCGCCATCCGCGTGGTGTTCGTGCTCTGCTCGCCGACCTGGCCGACGGCGCCACCGATCACGTCGTCGATCTCGGCGGGGTCCAGGCCGTCGACGCGTTCGACGAGCGACGTCAGGACGTGGGCGTGCAGGTCCACCGGGTGGACCTCGGAGTACGCGCCACCGGGCTTGCCCTTGGCGAGTGGGGTTCGGACTGCTTCGACGATCACTGCGTCACGCACCGGTGACTCCTTCGGACGGGGTTGCGGACTGTTCGTTCCGATACCGTTCCAAGCCGTTGCTCGGCCGTCGCATTCCCGTTCGGACAAGATTTCGGAATGGGCGGTCCGTCATACTGGTTCCATGGCCCGGCCGCCCGACCCCACCGCACGCGAGCGCATCCTCGACGCCGCGACGGCGCTGTTCTACGAGCGCGGCGTCCACCAGGTCGGCATGAGCGACGTCGTCGACGCCGCGGGCACCGGCAAGAACGTCCTCTACCGCCACTTCCCCGGCAAGGAGGAGCTCGTCCTCGCCTACCTCCACCGGTTCGCCGAGCGGATCGATCGGCAGATGGACGAGGCCACCGAGGGCCGGCCGCCCGACGAGGCGCTCGTCGCTCTGAGCCGCTACGTCGCCGGCCTGGTCACGCACCGGCGCTACCGCGGCTGCCCGTTCCGCAACCACCTGCGCGAGGTGCGCGACAACAGCACCCGCCCGAGCCGCTTCGCGTTGACCCAGGTCCGCGCCCTGCGCCGGCGGGTCCGCGAGCACGTCGTCGCGCTGGACGTCGACGACCCGGACGAGCTCACCCAGCGGATCTGGCTCGTCCTGGAGGGCGTGTACGCCGCCGCGCCCTACCCGGACCGGACCCGCCTCGCCGAGTCCTCGGTCGGGCTCGTCGAGGACCTGGTCGCCTAGCGCCGATCGAGGTCAGGCGCCCGACCACTCCCGCCGGAGCAGCCCGAAGACCCACGAGTCCGACTCCACCCCGTCGACCACGCAGTCCTCGCGCAGCGTCCCCTCGAGCGTGAAGCCGAGCTTCTCCAGGACCCGCCGCGACGCCGCGTTGCGGGTGTCCGCCTCTGCCTGGACCCGGTTCAGGTCCAGCGTCGAGAACGCCCACCGCAACAGCGCGCGGCCGGCCTCCGTCGCGTACCCGTGCCCCCACGCCGACCGCGTCAGGCAGTAGGTGATCGACGCGCTGCGGTACGTCGGGTTCCAGCCGTTGAGCGCGCACCAGCCGAGGAACCCGCCCGACGACGACTCCAGGACCAGCCGCGCGCCCGTGCCGTCCTCGGCCACCGACCGGCACGTGGCCAGGAAGCGCTCCACCCGGGACCGGTCGGTCCACGGCGGCGCGTCCCAGTAGCGCAGCACCTCCGCGTCGCTCTGCAACGCGTAGAGGTCGTCGCCGTCCGCATCGGCGAACGGCCGCAGCACCAGCCGCTCGCTGCGCAGCGTCGGCGTGGGGAGCGCCGTCATCCCGCGTCCACCCCGAGCGAGCGCAGGAGCGCCTCGACGCGCGTGCGGATCTCGTCGCGGATCGGGCGTACGGCGTCCAGGTCCTGCCCGGCCGGGTCGTCGAGCGCCCAGTCCTCGTAGCGCTTGCCCGGGAAGAACGGGCACGCGTCGCCGCAGCCCATGGTGACGACCACGTCGGACTCGCGCACCGCGTCGCTGGTGAGGACCTCCGGCTGCTCGGCCGCGATGTCGATGCCGACCTCGGCCATCGCCTGCACCGCGACCGGGTTGACCCGGTCGGCCGGCTCCGAGCCGGCGGAGCGGACCTCGACCCGGTCGCCGCCCAGGCGGGTCAGCCACCCCGCGGCCATCTGCGAGCGCCCCGCGTTGTGGACGCACACGAACAGCACCTGCGGCTTCTCGTCACTCATGCGTGGCCTCCGGGTCGAGCAGCGCGGCGCGCGAGGTGGTGGTCGGGAACAGGTAGGCCACGAGGGCCAGGCCGAGTCCACCGCCGACCAGCTGGGCCAGGAGGAACCACGGTACGGACGCCGGCGCGATGCCCGCGAACGTGTCGGACAGCGTGCGCGCGACCGTGACCGCGGGGTTGGCGAAGCTGGTGCTCGAGGTGAACCAGTACGCCGCGGCGATGTAGCCGCCCACGGCGTACGCGACCGTCCCCGTGCGGCCGGCACGCAGGCTGCCGAAGACCACGGTCACCAGGCCGAGCGTGGCGACCACCTCGGCCAGCCACAGGTCGGGCCCGTCACGGTGCGTGGTCGCCACCGACACCGCCGACAGGTCGAACATCAGGTTCGCCACCACCGCCCCGGCGCAGCCGCCCACGACCTGCGCGAGCACGAGCGCGGCCGCGGCCCGGCTGTCGATCTGTCCCAGCGCCCGCTCGATGAGCGTGATGACGGGGTTGAACGCCGCCGACACCGGCTGCAGCGCGAGGATCAGCGCGACCAGCGCGGCCCCGGTGACCAGGCTGTTCTCGAGCAGCTGAAGCCCCACGTCGTCCGGCGACAGCTGCGTGGCCGCGACGCCCGAGCCGATCACCGCGGCGACGAGGAACGCCGTGCCCACACCCTCGGCCACCGCCCTGCGGCCGAGGGTGGGTACGCCGACGCGAGCGGTCACGCGGTCGAGACGGCCACGCCGCCGAGGAGCGCACCGAGGTCGGCGAGCGCCTCCCGGCGTACCGCGTAGTAGACCCACACCCCGCGCTTGGACCGGTCCAGGAGCCCGACCTCGTGCAGCACCTTGAGGTGGTGGCTGATGGTCGGCTGGGACAGCTCGAAGGCGTCGTTGAGGTCGCACACGCACGCCTCCCCGTCGGCGTGCGACGCCACCAGCGACAGCAGCCGCAGCCGCACCGGGTCCGCCAGCGCCTTCAGCAGCGGCGCGATCCGGTCCGCCGCCTCGCTGCTCAACGGCTCGCTGGTCAGCGGCGAGCAGCACGCCACCGTCTCCACGGGGCTGAGCGTGAGGACCGCTGTCCTGGACGACACA
This genomic window from Nocardioides anomalus contains:
- a CDS encoding ArsR/SmtB family transcription factor, whose translation is METVACCSPLTSEPLSSEAADRIAPLLKALADPVRLRLLSLVASHADGEACVCDLNDAFELSQPTISHHLKVLHEVGLLDRSKRGVWVYYAVRREALADLGALLGGVAVSTA
- a CDS encoding arsenate reductase ArsC; its protein translation is MSDEKPQVLFVCVHNAGRSQMAAGWLTRLGGDRVEVRSAGSEPADRVNPVAVQAMAEVGIDIAAEQPEVLTSDAVRESDVVVTMGCGDACPFFPGKRYEDWALDDPAGQDLDAVRPIRDEIRTRVEALLRSLGVDAG
- a CDS encoding thiolase family protein; translation: MRDAVIVEAVRTPLAKGKPGGAYSEVHPVDLHAHVLTSLVERVDGLDPAEIDDVIGGAVGQVGEQSTNTTRMAVLAAGFPESVPAVTVDRQCGSSQQALSFVAQGVVAGAYDIAIASGVESMSRVPIGSSQAGQDFAGPTVGARYGGLVPQGVSAELIARTWGLTREQLDEFAYDSHRKAAEAWRQGWFDREVAPLKVTHADGTVTALDTDETIRPGTTTEALAGLRTPFAEEHWEERFGPIDWKVTAGSSSPYNDGSAALLVTTSEMARSRGWTPRARIHTATVAADDPLLMLTGIMPATAKVLSRAGLTIDDIDAFEVNEAFSPVVLAWLAETGADPARVNVHGGAISIGHPLGASGARLATTLLGVLERTGGRYGLQTMCEAGGTANATIIERI
- a CDS encoding GNAT family N-acetyltransferase: MTALPTPTLRSERLVLRPFADADGDDLYALQSDAEVLRYWDAPPWTDRSRVERFLATCRSVAEDGTGARLVLESSSGGFLGWCALNGWNPTYRSASITYCLTRSAWGHGYATEAGRALLRWAFSTLDLNRVQAEADTRNAASRRVLEKLGFTLEGTLREDCVVDGVESDSWVFGLLRREWSGA
- a CDS encoding TetR/AcrR family transcriptional regulator, which gives rise to MARPPDPTARERILDAATALFYERGVHQVGMSDVVDAAGTGKNVLYRHFPGKEELVLAYLHRFAERIDRQMDEATEGRPPDEALVALSRYVAGLVTHRRYRGCPFRNHLREVRDNSTRPSRFALTQVRALRRRVREHVVALDVDDPDELTQRIWLVLEGVYAAAPYPDRTRLAESSVGLVEDLVA
- the dnaB gene encoding replicative DNA helicase, which translates into the protein MDTWGGGGSGGSGGGGGGMDRTPPQDMAAEQSVLGAMMISKDAIADVAEILRGVDFYRPSHETIHDAIIDLYGRGEPADMITVSNELNRKGELQRIGGAPYLHTLASQVPIASNAAYYAEIVREKAVLRRLVDAGTRIVQYGYSGEGQVDDLVDAAQAEVYKVTDRRAAEDYAPLSEIMSGVLDEIEAIGNREAGLYGVPTGFIELDELTNGLHSGQMIIVAARPAMGKSTLALDFCRAASIHNNLTSCFFSLEMTRSEITMRLLSAEAKVPLNHIRNGNMQDEDWNKLARTMGGVSSAPIFIDDSPNMTMMEIRAKARRLKQRHDLRLIVIDYMQLMTSGKKVESRQLEVSEFSRQIKLLAKELEVPIIALSQLNRGPEQRSDKRPMLSDLRESGSLEQDADMVVLLHREDVYERESTRPGEADLIVAKHRNGPTRDITVAFQGHYSRFVDMAH
- a CDS encoding aquaporin gives rise to the protein MTARVGVPTLGRRAVAEGVGTAFLVAAVIGSGVAATQLSPDDVGLQLLENSLVTGAALVALILALQPVSAAFNPVITLIERALGQIDSRAAAALVLAQVVGGCAGAVVANLMFDLSAVSVATTHRDGPDLWLAEVVATLGLVTVVFGSLRAGRTGTVAYAVGGYIAAAYWFTSSTSFANPAVTVARTLSDTFAGIAPASVPWFLLAQLVGGGLGLALVAYLFPTTTSRAALLDPEATHE
- a CDS encoding SDR family oxidoreductase, producing the protein MDTKNSVALVTGANRGLGQAIVQELLSRGAAKVYAGARDPRSVDTTDARVVPLRLDVTDPDSVTAAAAAAPDVDLVVNNAGIAETMSVFAADGVEALRRQLETNAVGPLLVTRAFASTLAAHGGGAVVNILSVLSWFTPPSWSSYAVSKAAAWSVTNATRGELKAQGTQVLGVHVGFLDTDMTAHVDSPKIDPAVLAAQVLDAVAAGADELLADELSRGVKAGLSGDVAALNG